The genomic window tttatttattatatgtatatgtttaCTCTTACTTTTTTCCCCTTTGGtctttttttatgtttttttaatgctttttatatattttggctaacttaaaatattttatatacacaaaaataaaaatatattaattataataataatagtacataagtttataaataatatatatatatatatataaatatttatatatatatatatataatatatttattattctccatttttatttttacaaaaattataagaTTTTCACTTTTAAATGCTAttgtatatacataataaatattatgtatttattgtatatatatacatatatatgtgtatatatttttttttttttcaactttcttatttttatataaaattaatgtaatttttaataaaaaacctttaatgaaattttttaaaaatgaatatgaaatatttataaaaatttgatattttaaatttatataattattaacTTCACATTCATTGTTTATTCtgtgtatatgtataatatatacatgtactaaaaattatattttaaatattatacttattttttttttactttttatatGCTTCAATTAATCCTATAGgattaaataaatatttttttgtattaatttttgtttttacACAATTACAAAAATTGAAATGAAATTACTAACATGGCATcagaaatatataatatatttaaaaatatgaagatataaatgtattatatatatatatatatatatttatttatttattttactcttctttttttttataatttttgtcATATTCACAAAAAATTGTAAAAGAACGTGATTAAgcattataaaaaataaaatacgttttaataataataaagaatatataattcaagTATATAAAGTGTtgtcatttttatattacacttatatataaccattataatttatgaCTATGCTTTATATGTTAGTATATAAGACCATTGGATAAAAGagcacatatatatatatatatatatatatatatatatatatatatatatatgtgtgtatgtatgtatgtatatatgtatgtatatagCTCCATATTTTCCTTATATTACTTGGgcatacatataaatatatacacatatatacatacctttttatttatcatatttttgaaTGCCACGAGGAGGCCATAAAGGTGGGCTATTTCCAGTAAGTGGAATAAAATGGGGTATGAACgaaagaattaaaaaaagggGTTTGTATCATAATAGAAGAGAAGACATATTAACACCCAGATGGGGATATAGATATGAGAAtgaaaataagaaatacTTACCTGATGGTAGTAGTAAATCATTCGATATAGATTCATCTAGAGCATGGCCTGTAGATAAAGCTCAGTGGAAATATTactataatattaatgaaagTAGATATCTATGGCCTAGTATTTGTGCAAATAATCctgaaattaaaaattatattttaaatatcaTAGAAAATACTGACACGTATTTCAGTGGAATTGGTTTGGAACAAGTATCaaatgaaagaaaaaataaaaatttaaaaaaggattatacgaataattcttattacaaaaataattatttatataatttggTACACGAACTGAATAATACTATTTATCCACAAATCGAAATTAACCTAAacaataatttaaaaagagGAAGAATACAAAAACtttatgatattataaaagaagaaaatatatggaaaactactcaaaaaataaaaactcCAGAAAGTGAAAATGTTTTTCCATATGTTGATGATAATGCAACGCTAATTAGGGAATTACCCCTTTCagaaattttatatacaaaaagTAATTTACGTCTAAAAGTTCGAAGACATCCAAAATGGATGAATGTtcaatttttaaaaaaaaaagtcaAAATACCTTACTTGTACAggtaaatattatatgaacatTACCTGTGCGATCAggaaaatatgaaaattttgGCTATCTAGCTATTACataatttacaaaaaaaaaaaaaaaaaagatttatacatatatatatatatatatatatatatatatatatatattcctaTATTAGTAGTAGCTGATCAATTTTTATgttgtttttataatattataattactttttatattaattttattattttagGAGAAGAGTTGCTAGGGAGGAgttacaaaaaaaagaatttggttcatttttttaaatttcataaatataactgagaataaataaacaaagataaaggaaagaaaaaagaaaatcacttatttttaaaacCATGAAGGATAAGTTTAGCTCGTTCTCTACAATATGGTAAagtaataaattataatatgtaatgatatatgataattatatgtaatgGTATAATGTGTagatataattatatatatatgtgtgtattatttaatattaatttttttgttttatcaCCTTCTGTAATCCTGCATGGTTTGAAGATCATCTCTTTCTGTTTCAGTCTCATGGCTATTTTgttgttcatatatattctcATTTATTACGTTATCTaaactttttttatgttcatCTGTTTTTAGAAGGAATTCTAGAAAATCTGTAGActtcaatatatatatatatatatataatgtgCCTTAgattgtttattttttatattatatatatatatatatatatatatatatacgtgtatttttttccttacCTTAATGTCTGAATTGTTAACATTTAATCTATTTTGATcacataataatttttgtcTAAAAGGAAATATGTATTACATTTGTAgttatgtatatatatatatatatatatatatatgtatgtatatatgtatgtatattatttattcattctatttttttaataaaaagtataatatatttcataagatcatatattttattttttatatattttttttttttttggtattatattttatattacacaaaatatttatattgcCTGGTACCATATTGTAAAAATTTCAATTTTTCAATACATTGAAGATAAAATCTTGCTATCTGTATAGAGGATTTATCctttttatcttttaattttttaataatattatctaTTTCCTGTGAAGGGAATTcgttcatatatatatatatattgtatttttttttttttttttttttttttttttNNNNNNNNNNNNNNNNNNNNNNNNNNNNNNNNNNNNNNNNNNNNNNNNNNNNNNNNNNNNNNNNNNNNNNNNNNNNNNNNNNNNNNNNNNNNNNNNNNNNNNNNNNNNNNNNNNNNNNNNNNNNNNNNNNNNNNNNNNNNNNNNNNNNNNNACTTTCATTGCTAAGTGTATCTTCATTATGTTCTTCgttattatcattttctaTTGTTGAGTTACTCTTTTCATCATCAGATTGCATATATCTCATAAAAAGTGAAGAATAAGACTGGTTGTCTTTTTGCttcattaatatttgtttatttccttttttattttttacatgttcaatttgtttttcttttaattttttgcttttaatttcattattGATATCTTTTGTATTTTCTAAATCAGTAACATATTGAAATAGGTCTTTTAAAGGACTGGGAATAATTTTAGGATATTTTGTTATCAACCTTTTCTTCGCATTTAACTTAACAAATTCGTAATATCTATGTAACGGATGATCTACATGTAAGAACggaaattttattaatacatCGTTATctaattttaaataaaattcaGCAATATCACCTTCctataaaataatatatatatatatataaagtgcaagataaaatatagaCACTATAAGAAATGATGAGCATctaattatattttaattaattcGTTCATAGGTATTATAcgaaaatatatacatacataaatacatacatacatatatatatatatatatatatatatatatatatatatatatatatattcgtgtgtgtatatttactgtttttatattattacaatgTTAACAAACATGGCTGTATACTCAATGAGCATGTGCTCTCTTAAACTTTTTGGAAGGCATATGTTTTTCTTACTGTCggaaaaaaaagatgaaaatatCTCTTCTTCATTATCTGTAAAATTGTACTGCTGTTCTAGTCCTTCATCATACtaataaaatgattattattaaaaagagGAAGTAATATTACGATTAAGAAGAAAAagcacatatatatatacatatatatatatatacatacatatcCTTTTACGAGCacatatttatgtatacttgttcattttctttttttttatattacactcagattatttatattatcagGAGGAGcttcattattaaaataattattattcatatttaatttacacaaaaaattttaattcataatgaaaaaaaagaaaaattacaaaaatataaaataaaaaaataaaacaatatgaaaaatgaaattattaaaaaattatttatttgttaaaataaaaaaaaaataatattaaccgaaatattttccaaaaaaaaaaaaaaaaaaataaaaaaNNNNNNNNNNNNNNNNNNNNNNNNNNNNNNNNNNNNNNNNNNNNNNNNNNNNNNNNNNNNNNNNNNNNNNNNNNNNNNNNNNNNNNNNNNNNNNNNNNNNNNNNNNNNNNNNNNNNNNNNNNNNNNNNNNNNNNNNNNNNNNNNNNNNNNNNNNNNNNNNNNNNNNNNNNNNNNNNNNNNNNNNNNNNNNNNNNNNNNNNNNNNNNNNNNNNNNNNNNNNNNNNNNNNNNNNNNNNNNNNNNNNNNNNNNNNNNNNNNNNNNNNNNNNNNNNNNNNNNNNNNNNNNNNNNNNNNNNNNNNNNNNNNNNNNNNNNNNNNNNNNNNNNNNNNNNNNNNNNNNNNNNNNNNNNNNNNNNNNNNNNNNNNNNNNNNNNNNNNNNNNNNNNNNNNNNNaaaaaaaaaaaaaaaaaaaaaaaaaaaaaaaaaaaaaaaaaaaaaaaaaaaaatattaaattaaaatattttaatttattattaaaaaaaaaatattaaaaaaaatttatttttttttttttttttttttttttttctaaaagaaaaaaatttttacataaagaaaacaaaaaatctttaaatatatataaatctataacgatttgttttataaaatttttaatatatatatatgactACATTTTTGGTTTGCTTCTTTAATTATgatcaaatatatatatatatatatatatatgtatatattttatgtctatagatatattttccatattaaagggaaaagaaatatacttaattttttaatgttttctttttttggggggttcattttatattttcatcacATACTTAGTATTAAGaatttttgtaattttgTATGTACACATTAAAGtaatatggataataaggatgttataaaaaatgcaatgacatatacatatacatatatatatatatatatatatttaatataactAATGATCctatataaacaaatttCTATAAAAGATTGAAAACACATTATATAgttttatcattataattttgtatatatatatatatatatatatatatatatatatatagatatatatatatttatttattgacatgtatatatcataaaagaatatatatatttttatttatgtattaaaGATGAATTATTTCTCTTCTTTTTTCTGTTTAATTTTGTTCTTGTTGTATTTGAATTTCTGCGCTTGTATGTGGCCTTGGACAAAGAAATGGAAAGCAGGCAACCTAAatctttataataaaaaaaataatataatataattatgtagTGTATCCAAAATGATGTTTCTATATaaccatttttttttttataatattaattattacaactacttaaaaaataagtttatgttatatttgtaatttatttttatcttatCTCTTTCTCTTTTCTTAGAAAATCAGATGGCTATAATAAAAGGTCCTATTAAAAAATcatttatcttttatatgaatttatattaataaatattaaaaagtatatatataacgcaaaaatatatatatatatgtatattttataaagatATGTCTAAGGAAATACGACATAAGGCTGAAACTCTTCCTACACCCAGAGATATTGTACTACATTTAcctttataatattaagttgtatatataccatatatttgtattttattttatttttttcctaaAATTCTCTgtatttcttctttttaaacatattttatgggaatataaatttgtagacaaataaaatacataggtattaatatgaatccttttaaaaatcttcaaatttttttttttttttttttttttctaatttatttattttttcttttttatgtttttaaaaaaaaaaaataaaataaaataataataataataataataataataataataataataataataaacttgaaatattataaagactagatatatatatatatatatacacgTATAGAGATATAACCATATCCCCACATAcccacatatatatattatttttagaATTGATAAGGAAGTCATAGAAcaattaaataaagatataattGATGAAGAGAATTTATCCAAGCATAAAGCACATATATGCCTAGAGCCAACCTATGA from Plasmodium reichenowi strain SY57 chromosome 6, whole genome shotgun sequence includes these protein-coding regions:
- a CDS encoding hypothetical protein (conserved Plasmodium protein, unknown function~part of same gene as PRSY57_0622600B~gap found within coding sequence), which gives rise to MNNNYFNNEAPPDNINNLSYDEGLEQQYNFTDNEEEIFSSFFSDSKKNICLPKSLREHMLIEYTAMFVNIEGDIAEFYLKLDNDVLIKFPFLHVDHPLHRYYEFVKLNAKKRLITKYPKIIPSPLKDLFQYVTDLENTKDINNEIKSKKLKEKQIEHVKNKKGNKQILMKQKDNQSYSSLFMRYMQSDDEKSNSTIENDNNEEHNEDTLSNES
- a CDS encoding hypothetical protein (conserved Plasmodium protein, unknown function~part of same gene as PRSY57_0622600A~gap found within coding sequence); translated protein: EIDNIIKKLKDKKDKSSIQIARFYLQCIEKLKFLQYGTRQYKYFVQKLLCDQNRLNVNNSDIKSTDFLEFLLKTDEHKKSLDNVINENIYEQQNSHETETERDDLQTMQDYRRERAKLILHGFKNK
- a CDS encoding hypothetical protein (conserved Plasmodium protein, unknown function) — protein: MNYFSSFFCLILFLLYLNFCACMWPWTKKWKAENQMAIIKDMSKEIRHKAETLPTPRDITNKIHRIDKEVIEQLNKDIIDEENLSKHKAHICLEPTYERDYKYLCPEGWIKNKNGQCWGLHYDGHCESLKYFQEYNDNEKKEFELSCCVLWPKLKSDNKKKSKKRKTIRGSIKSSNGLIIRPKNI
- a CDS encoding hypothetical protein (conserved Plasmodium protein, unknown function), yielding MPRGGHKGGLFPVSGIKWGMNERIKKRGLYHNRREDILTPRWGYRYENENKKYLPDGSSKSFDIDSSRAWPVDKAQWKYYYNINESRYLWPSICANNPEIKNYILNIIENTDTYFSGIGLEQVSNERKNKNLKKDYTNNSYYKNNYLYNLVHELNNTIYPQIEINLNNNLKRGRIQKLYDIIKEENIWKTTQKIKTPESENVFPYVDDNATLIRELPLSEILYTKSNLRLKVRRHPKWMNVQFLKKKVKIPYLYRRRVAREELQKKEFGSFF